From the genome of Nicotiana sylvestris chromosome 2, ASM39365v2, whole genome shotgun sequence, one region includes:
- the LOC104223074 gene encoding glucan endo-1,3-beta-glucosidase 1, which translates to MANTKKLPLFFFLVVFCCCFSTSISSLLPEIKVQQDKDEPYVGVNIGTDVSNFLSPSDLVAFLQLQKITHIRLFDADPDMLKALAKTKIRVIISVPNNQILAIGSSNTTAAAWIGRNVAAYYPETLITAIAVGDELLTTVPSSAPLLMPAIESLYSALVAANLHTQIKISTPNSASIILDPFPPSQAFFNQSMSSVLSQLLQFCSRTQSPLMMNLYPYYVFMQNKGVVPIDNSLFKPLTPSKEMVDPNTLLHYTNVLDAMIDSVYFSMKNLNVTDVVVLVTESGWPSKGDSKEPYATIDNADTYNSNLIKHIIDRSGTPLHPEITSSVYIYELFNEDLRSPPVSEANWGLFHGNSTPVYLLHVSGSGTFLANDTTNQTYCIAMDGVDKRTLQAALDWACGPGRANCSEIQPGESCYQPNDVKNHASYAFDSYYQKSGTSPGSCDFKGVAMITTSDPSHGSCIFPGSKTVSNKTNQVVNATQASGSNTIRFIGAETSILDKNVHVLFGVALCLFYYSLIQVQLS; encoded by the exons ATGGCAAATACTAAAAAGctccctcttttcttctttcttgttgtcttttGCTGCTGCTTCTCCACATCAATTTCCAGTCTTCTACCAG AAATAAAAGTGCAGCAAGATAAAGATGAACCATATGTGGGAGTGAACATAGGTACAGATGTTTCCAATTTTCTATCACCTTCAGACTTGGTTGCTTTTCTGCAATTACAGAAGATAACACATATAAGGCTTTTTGATGCTGATCCTGATATGCTCAAAGCATTAGCCAAGACCAAAATCAGAGTCATTATTAGTGTACCTAATAACCAAATTCTTGCTATTGGTTCTTCTAATACTACTGCAGCTGCCTGGATTGGGCGCAATGTAGCAGCTTATTACCCTGAAACTCTTATCACAGCAATTGCAGTTGGAGATGAACTCTTGACCACTGTACCAAGTTCAGCTCCTTTGCTTATGCCAGCAATTGAGTCACTTTATAGTGCTTTAGTGGCTGCTAATTTACATACCCAAATCAAGATTTCGACCCCAAATTCTGCTTCCATTATTCTTGATCCTTTTCCACCTTCCCAAGCTTTTTTCAATCAGTCCATGAGCTCAGTTCTTTCTCAATTATTGCAGTTTTGTTCAAGAACACAGTCACCTTTGATGATGAATTTGTACCCTTACTATGTTTTTATGCAGAATAAAGGGGTTGTTCCAATAGACAACTCTCTTTTTAAGCCCTTGACACCTTCTAAAGAGATGGTGGATCCTAATACTTTGCTTCATTACACCAATGTGCTTGATGCTATGATTGATTCAGTATATTTTTCCATGAAAAATCTCAATGTTACAGATGTGGTAGTTCTTGTTACTGAATCAGGGTGGCCTTCGAAGGGGGATTCTAAAGAGCCTTATGCTACAATTGACAATGCTGATACTTATAACTCCAATTTAATTAAGCATATAATTGATCGTAGTGGTACACCGTTGCATCCGGAAATAACTTCTAGTGTGTACATTTATGAGTTGTTCAATGAGGATTTGAGGTCACCCCCTGTGTCCGAGGCAAATTGGGGGCTGTTTCATGGGAATTCGACGCCCGTTTACTTGCTTCATGTGTCTGGAAGTGGTACATTCTTGGCTAATGACACCACTAATCAAACGTATTGCATAGCGATGGATGGGGTCGATAAGAGGACATTGCAAGCTGCTTTGGATTGGGCTTGTGGACCGGGGAGGGCAAATTGCTCAGAAATTCAGCCAGGGGAGAGCTGTTATCAGCCTAATGATGTGAAGAATCATGCTTCATATGCATTTGATAGCTATTATCAGAAGTCAGGGACATCTCCTGGTTCTTGTGACTTCAAGGGAGTGGCTATGATCACCACATCTGATCCAA GTCACGGGAGCTGTATATTTCCAGGAAG CAAGACGGTAAGCAATAAAACAAATCAGGTGGTGAATGCAACACAAGCAAGTGGATCAAACACAATAAGATTTATTGGAGCAGAGACAAGTATATTGGACAAGAATGTGCATGTTTTATTTGGTGTTGCCttgtgtttgttttattattcattGATTCAGGTACAATTAAGTTAG